The DNA window GCAAGATGTGTTGCCAATTCTTTAATCGACCATGACTTGTCATGAGGTTTCCAAGCGAGTTTGTCCTGAGGCACCCGTTCCAGAGTTTTGCGGGTGTTTGCCATCTCCTGATCGAATTCCCCTAATATTGTCTCACTTAATGCCATTGGTGTTTTCCTTTTTTAAGCGTCAAATCACTCTCATCCATACAAAGGATACTCGACTTCAGTCGGGATTTCGACAACCGCAAGTCGCAATTCATCCTGACCAGTTGAGTGGGCAGTGACCACAGTGTCCTCTAAAGCTTCAATCACAGAAAAATCTTTCGCTTTAAAGTTTAGATCGCCTTCGTCATTCTGCCAGCTACCTTCACCGGAAATTGCAACCACAGCTAAACAAAAGCCTGAAGCAAGGTTCCGGCCGTATGTTGCGCCCGGCTGAATTGTTATATCCTCCATTTTGGCATCGGCCACGAGCGAAATCGGTGCATCCTCGCCGATTATCTTTTTGATACTGACCCCAGTTGCTTTTGAAACTGGGAAATCTTCGTGTTTGAAATCGCGGTAACTGGGTTGACGCTTAACCGCTTCATTTAGATCCGGTTCAAACCAGATTTGGAAAAAGTCCGTTCGCTCACCAAACATTTCTTCCTGGTGAGAGATACCTGACCCAGTTTGCATCACCTGCACGCCACCGGTACCAACCCGCCTGCTGCCACTCATCGAATCGCTATGTCCTAATTCCCCACGCAGCACATAACTCATAATTTCAAATCCCTTGTGGGGATGCATGCCGATAACGCCATCTCCATTTGCCGAAGCCCAGGCCCAGTAAAACAGCGGCCCGATGCGTTTTGCTTGCGAGGTGCCGCCGGGAAAATCGATGGGTTTAATTTCGGTTATTTTGCCGCCGTCAAAAGCGCCGGAACCCTGTTGTTCAGGAGAATAGATATTAATCTTGAACTTCATTTAAGTATTCGTATTGTTACTAGTACAGCAATTCCTAATTATTATTTCAACAGGCAATCGTATTTGTTGTCCCTTAAATGCTGCGTCAGTCATTAAAAGTCATTGATGGTCATTAGTGTCATTAAGCCAATGACAATAATTGACTTAATGACAACTAAATGACGACTTGAAGACAGATTTTGCGATCCTTTGTAAGAGCACTTAATTACGCACGTTATTTAGGAATCACACTAATAGAAGAGCCAGAAGTGAATTCGGATGTTGCGCTCACCACTTCTCGCTATTCTCTCTTCGGATAAACGCTCCTCGAACATTACTCGCTTTTCCGATCATACTGAATAATATTATCCCATTCTTCAGCACTTGATCTGGCAACGAACGCCACCACCGGTTCCGTATCGCTCATATTAAAAACCTCGTGCGGAACGCCCGGCTCGATGAAAATGAAATCGCCGGCTTTGTTCTCGAGGACTTCCCGGCACCCTTTTCCAAATTCATGCCGGACGCGGCCTTCGACAATATAAAGCATCACTTCAAAATCAACGTGGATGTGAGCGTAAGCAACACCGCCCGGCGGAATCGTCGCGACATTAATTGAGAGTTCTTTGGCATTGGTGTTTTTGCCGGACATGCCGGTTTTATATCTAATGTTGTTCCAATCCCGGCTGTTGCCGCCGCCGCGAATAATGGCGATACCGTTGTGATCTTCAACCGGCTGTTTTAAATTAATTTCTTTGTCATTCATGATTTATTTCTCTCTTTATAAAAACAAAACCTTGCAGGTCTTTATGACCTGCAAGGTTTATCTTATTTCAAGCAGCTAATTTACACATAGTCTTTTCACCAAAGTTCTTTTCGAATTCCTCGTTGTTGCTATAAACATAACCAAAACTTTTTTCCCAAATCGAGGCCTTCTCCATGCACAAATAGAAAAACACTTTGTCATGCCAGGCCTGAAAAGAGTGGTACATACTGCTGAACATAGCAATTTTAATTTCATCGGGGTAGGTGAGTTTGCCGTGGGGATCGGGGACCATTTCCATCTGCAGAATTTTGGTTGGGTTGCCGAGTTTTCGAATTTTCTTAATCGCAGGCTTAATCAAAGTGATCGAGCCGAAGGAGATAAACAGCACTTCCCTGGGTGTAAAATCAGATGTCAACCTGGAAGCAATCGCCGGGTAATCACATTCCCAGCCCTGATAATAAACCATAGGATGGAAATGGAACGAAACCTTAATTCCACGGTCTGCCACGAGACGAGCAGCTTCGAGTCGTTGATTGAGGTTCGCAGTAAAGTGTTCTTCGTTTTGGATGATAGTCGGTGGATTTAAGGACCAACTGCAGACGATATTAGGCGGCACCTCATTTTCCAGAAAATAGCGGACGTTGTTGGACTTGGTTTTAAACTCAAGCAAGACATTGGGATTGTCTGCAGCAAATTTGCAAAGCGCATCCAAATTCCCGTTGCGGTTGCCCCAGAGGAGCGCGTCTGAAGATTGGCCGGTGCCAAAATGATAAAAACG is part of the candidate division KSB1 bacterium genome and encodes:
- a CDS encoding cupin domain-containing protein, with translation MNDKEINLKQPVEDHNGIAIIRGGGNSRDWNNIRYKTGMSGKNTNAKELSINVATIPPGGVAYAHIHVDFEVMLYIVEGRVRHEFGKGCREVLENKAGDFIFIEPGVPHEVFNMSDTEPVVAFVARSSAEEWDNIIQYDRKSE
- a CDS encoding DNA photolyase; the protein is MIDYNQKFDSFLSQTLYSKLAPQQQESIRSIAFKHRLSFQEFRQVVEAARDLDMWGEGSLAEGWQTRSSGINLEGSQLKKHLLQNLQSYLKELKSKPKIYPEKGLPKPTQREKYNVVTQESDKKIYGMCPVASEETVCCNLRTIDAVENCAFGCSYCTIQTFYSDKFIFDADFAEKLKSIDLDPERFYHFGTGQSSDALLWGNRNGNLDALCKFAADNPNVLLEFKTKSNNVRYFLENEVPPNIVCSWSLNPPTIIQNEEHFTANLNQRLEAARLVADRGIKVSFHFHPMVYYQGWECDYPAIASRLTSDFTPREVLFISFGSITLIKPAIKKIRKLGNPTKILQMEMVPDPHGKLTYPDEIKIAMFSSMYHSFQAWHDKVFFYLCMEKASIWEKSFGYVYSNNEEFEKNFGEKTMCKLAA
- a CDS encoding pirin family protein, translating into MKFKINIYSPEQQGSGAFDGGKITEIKPIDFPGGTSQAKRIGPLFYWAWASANGDGVIGMHPHKGFEIMSYVLRGELGHSDSMSGSRRVGTGGVQVMQTGSGISHQEEMFGERTDFFQIWFEPDLNEAVKRQPSYRDFKHEDFPVSKATGVSIKKIIGEDAPISLVADAKMEDITIQPGATYGRNLASGFCLAVVAISGEGSWQNDEGDLNFKAKDFSVIEALEDTVVTAHSTGQDELRLAVVEIPTEVEYPLYG